The Deinococcus sp. KNUC1210 nucleotide sequence TACAGACGCTGCTCGCCAGCCCGCAGACGCCCGCATCCCTGCGGAACGTGCTGAAGGCGGGCGGTATCGAACAGCAGGTGAAAACGGCTGATACCGCCCTCCTGTCGCAGATCACGGCGGCGGTCAAAGGCGGTCAACTGGCTGCGCTGGCAGCGAATCCGCAGCTCCCGGCAGCGCTGCGCGGTCAGCTCGCCCAGATTCCGCCACAGGCCGTCGCCACGGCGCAGGGCCAGGACGCTGTCATCTCGCGTGTTTCACAGGGCGTCCGTGCCAACGAGGGCGCGGTGGTGGCCCAGGTCAAGACGCAGGCCGTGACCCGAGCCGTGAAGGCAATCGACGACAGCAGGCCCACCATCCTGCGTGCCATCGACGTGTTTGGTGCAGGCTTCAAGCAGGCTCTGACCGATGCCGTGACCCAGATTTTCCGGTACGGCCTCATCATGGTGCTGCTCGGTCTGGTCGCAACGCTGCTGCTGCCACAGCTTCCCCTCCGCAGAGGTGGCGCGGCGTCGGCCCCTGTGCTGGAATAACGCTCTTCCACCGTCCGCACTTCAGCGCACGGTCCATCTGAAACGTCCCCCGAACGGTTCTGCACTGTTCGGGGACGCTCTTTCTACCCATCAGCACTCTTCCGGCGCACCTGCCAGAACGCGGGCACCCAGGGCGACCCTGTTCGGCGGCCTGCTCAGACGAGCTGTAAGAGCTGCATCCCGGCTGGACACACCCCGTCGACGGTCAGGGGGCAGAGAGAGGTGCTCGGCGCTTCCTGGCCCTGCATCTTCTTGCAGATGTGCTCGCCGCTCTTGACCCGCTCGGCAAGCTGAGCTGTTTCCGACATCGGCGTGTCCTGCAGATCGTCCTGAAGGAAGCGGATAAAGCGGCGATAATGCTCGATGGCCGCGTACCGGTTCTCGGTGACAGACAGGCAGGTCATCAGCTTCTGATGATAGTTTTCACCGATGAACGGGTCGAGCTTCAGGGCCTGCGTCAACGTGCTCACGGCCTCCCGGCAGTCTGAGAGTTCGCAGTACACGGCAGACAGGTCGGTACACGCCCGGACGAAGGCGGCCTGATGTTCCTGCCGAGCCTGACGCGCCCACTCGGTCTGAAATTCGGGCAGGTATTCGCCAGCGTAGGTGCCTAGGACCTGCCGATACGCCGCCATCCGTTCCTCAGGAGCAGCAGCCCGCTCGGCCCGTTGCAGGGCAGCGTAGAAGTGCTGCACGTCCGATGCCTGAAAGACTTCTGCCGACAGACTGTAGCGCCCATAGGCCTCGGTGACCGAATTTGGCAACCCCAGCGCCCCCCGCAGACGATGGAGCGTAACCCGGAACCGGTTGGCACTCTGATGGTCGGCTTCCAACCCCCACAGATCGTCGAGAATCTGAGCACGGGTGCGGCCTGCCGGAAACGACAGCAGATAGAAGCACAGGTCCTGTGCGCTGGCCGCATGCCACTCTGCACTCTTTCCGTCGACCAGCACTTCGGCCCGCCCGAAGGTGCGAATCTGAAGGTGAGGCGCCGCGTCCTGGACCAGACCCGCTTCGACTGGAAAGGCCGCGTCCGCGTCAGTGGAGGTGCGTGCTGTCTTCATGGTGGCATGGTAGCCCCGGACCGTTACGAATGCATTACGGCCCGGTCTGCTAAAGACGAGTGACCCGGTGCTTACATCTCCCCTACAGACGACGCTGTTCTTTCGGAGGTGGCTTATCTGTGGCAGCTCCGGATATTCAGTTCTGGTCTGCTGATAGGCACTTGCACACAGCCGGGCAGGTCGCTCAGCCCCAGAGACGCACAGGTGGATGTGCCACCAGCACACCCAGCAGATCACTGACCGTCAGAACTCCGACCAGCTGTTCGTGATCGTCCACCACCGGCAGGCCACGCACATCATGCTGCAGCATCAGGATGGCGGCCCGTTCGATGGCCCCGTTGGGCGTTACCGTCACGTTCGGCGAACGCATCAATGCCTGCACCTCAGTGTCTGGCGCTGTCTCGCCCGGCAGATCGCTCGCCAGCAGCAGACCCACCAGCGTGCGCCCCTCCACGACCGGCAGGCACCGCAGGCCCGACGCTTCCAACTGCCGTCGTGCCTCGCTCAGCAGGGTCTGTGGCGTGACCGTGACCACCTCACTCGACATGTATTCCCTGATTTTCATAAGCCCCCTGCACTGTGAGTTGGCGGAGTGCAGCGGGCAGCCTGGCCACACTCTTCGCGCGACGCAGAGACATCGGTCCGGTCGTTCTTACATTTGCCTGCCCTACCTGAAGTCAGCTCAGCCTGCATGCGCTGTCGCCGCTGGCGCACCTGTGGCTGCATCTGCACCGGGGCCGCGGATCACCAATACCGGCACTGTGGCCCGGCGCATCACCTCCTCTGCCACGCTGCCCAGAAACAGGTGGGCCAGCCCGCCGCGCCCATGCGTACTCATCACGATGAGGTCTGCGCCGAGGTCTGCCGCTGCTCTGAGAATTTCCCTGCCGACCGAGAGACCGTCTGCTGTGCGCTGCTCGGTCTGAACTTCGGGCAGCCCCAACAGCTGTCTGGCAGTCTCCAGAACATGCGAGGCTTCGGCATCGATCTGCGTCTGGAGCGTCTGGACGTCTTCCGCGAAGATGGCCGCGTCGCCGTAGGTCGAGCGACTGATCAGTGGCGGCTTGACATACAGCACGGTCAGAGCACTCTGACAGGTGCGGGCCAGGTCTGCGGCGACCGGAAGCGCCAGGTTTCCGAGAGTGCTGCCATCGGTGGTCACCAGAATGCGTTCAAACATCATCAACCTCCCTGGCCTTCAGCGTGCAGGGAGACCATTACCGCACCGTTACCTTCCAGCACTGTGACGATGTGAGCCAGCAGGCAGATGGAGGATCAGAGTGGCTGACCTTTTCGGCAGAGCAAACGTGCCGTGTCAGCGAACGTCTTCTCAGGATTCCTGTGACCGGACCGAGAACCAGCGGTGCTCGCTGGCGGGTTCAGGACGTGCGAACAGGTAGCCCTGTCCCAGCGTACAGCCCAGATACCGAAGAATCTGCAACTCCTCTGCCGTCTCGATGCCTTCGGCGATTGCCAGCAGATCGAGGCTCTCTGCCAGATTCAGGATGGCCTTCACGACCAGATAATTGGCAGAGTCTCGGCGCAGTTCCGTGATAAACGAGCGGTCGATCTTCAGAATGTTGATCGGCAGACGGGGCAGATAGCTCAGGCTCGAAGCGCCGGTCCCGAAATCGTCAATCGAGATAGACACGCCCAGCTCGCGCAGCTGCTCCATCCGGCGAACCGAGGCCTCGACGTTTCGCATCACCAGCCGCTCGGTCAATTCGAGTTCCAGATGGTTGGCAGGAAATCTCGTCTCCTGCAAGCACGAGGCCACCAACGGCACGAAGTCGGCGCGGTCGAACTGCAGAGCCGAGACATTCACCGCCACCCGGATCGGCGGGCGACCCTCCTGCAGCCATCGCATCCCCTGACGACACACTTCCCTCAGGACCCAGTGACCCAGTGCGACGATCAACCCCGTTTCCTCGGCGACCGGAATGAACTGAGCAGGCGACACCCTGCCGAGCACCGGATGATTCCAGCGCAGCAGCGCCTCGACTGCCACGATGCTGTGGTCGGCCAGCAGCACCTGCGGCTGATAATGCACTTCCAGCTCGTTCAGTTCGATAGCCCGGCGCAGGTAGCCAGCCATCTGGAAGCGCTCATAGGCATGGTGGTTGAGCGAGGTCTCGAAGAGCGCCCAGCCGACCTTCTGCGTCTTGGCATGGTACATCGCCAGATCAGCGCTGCGCTGGAGTGTTTCGGCGTCCTGTCCCCCCAGCGGCGAGACGCTGATGCCGATGGACGCGGTGAGATAGATCTCCCGGTCGAGGGCCAGAAATGGACGTTCGAGCGCCTTCAGACAGCACTGCGCGACCTGTACGGCGGCGTCTTCTGTGGAGAGCGGCAGGATGATGGTGAACTCGTCGCCACTCATCCTCGCCAGCGTATCGCCCGGCCCCACGCAGGCCTGAAGCCGCTCGGCCAGTCCGCGCAACACCTGATCTCCGGCGTGATGGCCCAGGGAATCGTTGACCCCCTTGAAATCATCGACATCGAGAAACAGCAGGGCAACAGGGCTCCCCGTTTCATGCGAACTGCCGATGGCCTGTTGCAGCCGCTCCTCGAACATCACACGGTTGGCAAGGCCGGTCAGGGCGTCGTGTTTGGTCTGATAGGTCAGCCGCCGGGTCAGGAGGTGATGTTCGATCGCGACAGCCGCCAGATGCCGGGCCTTGTCCAGTTCGGTCAGCACCGCAGTTGGAAAGGGACCCGGCTGCCGGGCATACAGAGCCAGAGCACCCAGCACCACACCGAGGCCATCGATAATCGGCAACGAGGCGCAGGCCAGCAGCTGATTGGCCTGCATGACATCCACGAAAGCCGTACACGACGGCGCACTCATCGTATCTTCGACCACCACCAGTTCGCCCCGGAAAACTGCCGTGCCGCAGACGCCCGCTCCTTCTCGGACCTCCAGTCCATCGACAGCCCTCTGAAATTCAGGAGACAGACTCGGCGCAGCGGAGGTATAGAGATTGCCCTGCTGGTTCAGCAGAATGGTGCAGGCATAGCCCGGATACTGACGCTCGACCATCAGTGCCACCTGCACCAGAATCTCGTGCAGCGCCGCGCCCTGTACCGTCATCTCCAGAATGGTGTTGCGGTCATGCTGTGCCCGCTCCTCGACCTTCTTGACGCCGATGTCACGGAAATAGACCGTCAGGCCGCTGGACTGAGGATAGAGGCGGATTTCAAACCAGGAGGCCAGGGGGGAATGAAAATACTCGAACTGCACGCTGCGCCGCTCTCGCATGGCCACGTGATAGTGCTCAGACGCTTCGGTGTTCGCGAGCTGAGGAAAGACCTGCCACAGACTCTGATGCCGCAGTTCCGAGGTGGAGTGCTGCAAGATCGTCTGGGCCCGCTCGTTCAGCGACTGAAAACGCCACTCGGTATCCAGCGAGAACCAGGCCTGCTGAGTACTCTCGAAGGCCTGCCGGGCATACCTGGGATCATTGATCCACTCGTCCTTGACCGGCTGAATGTCTGTCAGATCGCGTGAAGTGACCAGCACCCGGTAGATCAGACCGTCTGGACCCGGTATGCCAGTCAGCACCGCGTCCCAGTAACGCTGTAGGCCACCGGGCGCGGCACGGTAAGCTTGCACCGTACCCCGGCCACCTGCTCTGGCTGTCTCCAGCGCCTGCCGGACAGCAGTCTGAGAATCAGGTGGCCAGCTCTGAAACCAGTCCGCCCCCCCGGGTTCTTGGGTGTTGATCTCGGCAACCGAGAGGGAGAGCAGGCGCTGCGCCGTTCCGTTCCTCCACAGCAGCTTTCCCTCCAGACTCAACACTTCCAGGCAGTCCGGACTGGTGAGCAGCAGGCTACGGACAAACTCGATCTGATCTTCCAGAACGTCTTCAACTGCTCTACTTTCGGTCACGTCCTCGTGAATGATCAGCAGCAGGGGGGTGTGCGGCATTCTCGTCACGCGCACCTGATACCAGCGTCCCTGCTGCGGAGAATGCCACGAATAGACCCAGCTCTCTTCAGCCCCGCCCGCGAATATCATCTGCACACCCTGCACCAGCGTCTGACCATCGGTGGCAACAGCTGTCGCCATCAGTTCCGTACTCAGCTGAAGGTAGTTCCTTTCGGCAAATGCCGATGAAGCTATGTCCGTGTGAGCGGAGCTGAATTCCGTCCAGGCACGGTTGGCTGCCACGATCAGGCCGTTCCGGTCGATCACGACCAGCGCAGAGGGCAGAGTGTCCAACACTTCTCGGTACAGGTCCAGGTTTGAAAGGTCACTCATAGGTTCCTTGCAGGCAGCAGGACAGGAGCACAGACAGCGGAAATGAATTGGAGAAAGTTTCTGGTCCAGACAGTCAGCGGAGATCAGTACTGAGATTTTTTCAGAGATACACTCCCACTGAAAGCTGCGCCACCGAACTGAAGGATAGGAGCGGATTTTCTGTTTCCAGACTGCTCCGAACCCCCGTATCCACCTGATGATCAACAGTCTCCTTCAGATTAGCGTTCTGATGACGGGTTCGGGCTTCATCCTTCATCTGCACATGCAAGTGCTGGCAAAATCGGTGCAGCGTAGCAGATAGGAACATCTGTCTATCGCCTGAGAAGCGTCCAACGTGCCCGAGTAGAAAGGTGCTGAAGGAGTGCATCACCGACTTCTGGACCGTTCTCCGCCGATTTTGAAGAGGGAGAATTCAGCTATACCTACAGTTGAAGGCTGCCGCGTCATTGGCCTGCGTTTGAGCGAGAACAGCCCCGTGTCCCCAGCGTTGCTGCCGAAGTTGCTCCTTTTAGCCTGATCGCGCCCTACACCGTCGCAGGTGAGCTTTGTAGAGTCTTAGCAAGCAGGCATTACGTCTCCTCTCGGAATGCGCTTGTCCAGCGTCCAAGACCTCCTTCTTGGTCGTGAGTTTCCGTCCTGATCAGAACCGGTGAAGAGTAGGAGACCTCCTGAATTTCGTTATTCAGCAGACGGCAGCGAAGCTCAGGCACGATGATGCAGGTGTACACCTCCGTGTACACTTCCTGGTATGTCCAAACAGCAGCTCGGAGTCCGCGCACTCCGAAAGGAACTCTCGGGCATTCTCAAATCTGTCGAGCAGTCCGGACAGCCGGTCACTGTAACCAGCCGAGGACTGCCTCAGGTTGCCATCGTTCCAGTCGGCCAGGATGATCTGCCGAACGGCCATGCCTCGAAAAGAAAGCGTCATACCTCTGGAGGGGAACACGTGCAAATCATTGCTACCCTGAGTCTGAAAGGCGGCGTGGGAAAGACCACTATCGCCATGCATCTCGCCACGGTTATCGCAGAAGACCACCCGCTCGTGACAGTGCTAGACGCAGATGAGGAGGTGAGTGCGCTCCGCTGGCAACAGCATGCCCTGGCAGACGGTGTGCGTCTCCCCTTTCAGGTGATTCCGGCAGACCGCAACAGCTTTATGCGCCAGGCCAAAGACCTCGCCCGCGCCGGACATGTCGTGGTGATCGATACACCGCCCAACAACCGCGAAGTGCTCAAAAGTGCTGCCACCATCGCAGATGTGGTCCTGGTGCCGGTATTGCCCACAGGACTGGATGTCGACCGACTCGGTACCACGCTCGACCTGCTGCGAGACCTGGAAGCAGCCCTTGATGAATTCAATTACGCCGTCGTACTCAACCGGTATGACGCCCGTAAGGGAATGGCGAAGGAGGCCAATCAGGCCCTCGACAATCTGCCCCGGCTAACTACTGTTATCCGTGCACTGGCATCTTATGAAAAAGCTTTCGGCCACGTTCCTTCAGATCTGGTTCAGTTCCGAGAAATCTGGAATGAACTTACCGCCAGCACGGTTCCCGCCGAGGTGGTGCCTTGAGCAACCGATTCGCCAAGACCAGCAACAGTACCGGCAGCCTCAGCAGCATCCTGAACCGTTCAGTCGAGCTGGCAGCTGGCAAAGGTTCACCTCTACATTCCGTGCTGGATGAGCAGTTGAAGGTACAGTCTGGCGAACACGTTTTTCTGCCGGTCAAGCAGATTGTCCCCAATCCTGGTCAGCCTCGACGCTACTTCAGTCCGGAATCGCTGGAACAACTCGCTGTCAGTATCCGGGAACGTGGCGTGCTTCAGCCGCTGATGGTTCGCTCACTTCCAAATGAACAGTATGAAATCGTCTTTGGTGAACGAAGGTGGCGGGCTGCTGCACTCGCAGGGCTTGAAGTCGTCCCTGTCCTGATCCGCACTCTCAGCGACTCTGAGGTTAAGTTCATTTCAGCTATAGAGAACCTGCAACGGGAAGACCTGAACCGATTCGATGAAGTTCAGTTCAAGCTGCATCTGGTAGCGGAACTGCTCGGTATACCTGAAGAGCAGGCGGCAGCTCAGCTCAAGTATCTGCGAACCCAGGCAGAAGACAAAGACACGGTCGAGCGCCGCACCAGAGTGGCCGCACTATTCGAGCAACTGGGAAACGAGAGTTGGATATCTTTCGTGACCAATGGGCTGCCTGTATTGAATCTCCCAGCGTTTCTGGTCGAACCGCTCCGGGCGGGTCAGCTGGCATATAGCAAGGCTTTGCTGATTGCCAGAGCACCGGAAACCTACCAACAGACACTGCTTGAAAAGGTGCTTCTCAATGATCTAAGCCTGAACGAGCTTCGTCAGGAACTACAGAATCTGAGCGCACCTGCAGCACCGTCAGAAACAGCAGAGGTAGTACGTCGCCTTCTGGCTCCAAAGCGTCTGCAACAGCTCCAACAGCAGAGCCCGAGGAAATACCAAAAAGTCCAGAGTCTGCTGGCTGAGCTGAAAACGTTGATGCACAGCGACTAAATCACCCTTGAATAACGTTATTCAGAAGAGCGTTACAGGCCTCAAACTTTCTGAATAACGTTATTCAACAGCACAGAGATACACGCAGGTCCACCCTAAAGATCCAATAAGTTCTGCCTCCCACACAGACAAAATAAGCTTTCAACATGGTGACACGGTCACTTTCAGCGAAGAGAAGCGGACCTGACCGCTGTTACCTTTAGACGTCATTCGTCTAAGTTTGAAGCGATCCAAAAACTTTTCCTCGCTCCCTGTACCTTTACTGACCGATTCGGAAGGAGAGACTGTAATAGGAAGTACGATGAGCCGATCAGTGAGTGAACGAACTGAAATACTTTCAGCAGGGCAGCGCAACGTTAACTCCATAGTCAGGCTGATTTATAGGCGCATAGTGAAGAGAAGGGTAACGGCAAGCGTTCTGAAAAAGTATGCATAACCGCATAAAATCGACTGTGGACATGTTCTTTATCATAGTCAAAGACGGCAGGGCGTTCTAAACTAAGTCACCTGTACAGAAAGAAAAAGCAGTGCGTCAGATGCAAGGGCTGACGCACTGCTTCATGTCTTGTGCTATCTGGTATTGACCTGAATGGGCTGCTTTTTCTTTGGAACCAGTTTCTCTACTGCGTCTACACCAACCCTTCAGATCAATAAAGAGCAACAGTCGTCTCCAGCGGAGCGACCAGCAAGGTTCTCTGCTCAGTCCACTCCTTCCAGGCTGACGACCAGACACTGCCACTCATCGGCACTCAGGTCGTGGCCGCTCCGAAATTCCAGGCGGCACAGTCGGCTGATCAGTTCAGCACTCAGAGACTGACCGGGACGGGACTGAAGTTCCTGGAGGCCTGGGGGCAGAGTAGGGGAGGGGAGAGCGTGGCGAGCGAGACCGTAGACTTCTGCCAGCCGCATCAACACCGCCTCGTTGATGCATTTCCCTCGTTCCAGATCCGAGAGCACGCCCACTGAAACTCCGGTCTCCCGGCTCAGCGCCGCCAACGTCCAGCCATGTTCCAGGCGCAGCGCCCTCAAAGTCGTGTGGTCGGCAATCATCTGCTGATAGCATACTGATAACATTGAAATTCGATATGTGCACACCCACTTTATGAACCGTCCATAGCGTGGCTCATGTCAGTGGTATGACGACGGAACTGCCCAGCTGATGATTATTGAGCGGGGTTGCCTAGAAAATAATGGCCCAGTTCAAGGTCTTCGAGAAGACCTGGATGCTCGGGCTGCCAGTTCAGCAGGTCCCTGGTCAGCGCGTTCGAGGCCGACACATCTGCTCCCAGAAACATCCCCAGCCAGCCGAAATGCTCGCCAGCCTGCTCGGGGGAATCGAGACTATCGGCAGATTCAGATGACGCCCGATCACCTCAGCAACGGCCCGGAGCGGCACTCCTTCCTCGGCGACACCGTGCAGGACCGATGCTGCTGGGGCCTGCTCCAGAGCCAGTCTGAACAGGCGGGCAGCGTCGAGTCGGTGCACAGCGGGCCAGTGATTGCTGCCGTCCCCGATGTAGCCCGAAACGCCTTTTTCACGTGCAATGCTGACCAGAACAGCGATAAACCCATGATCGCCCGCGCCGTGAACAGTCGGTGCAAGCCGGACGACCGAAGAACGCACGTTTTGAGCCGCGAGGTCCAGTGTGGCCTGAGCCGCAGCCATACGCGGGTGAACCGCTTGATCGGGTCTATCGTGTTCGGTGGCGACGCATCCAGTGGCCAGACCCAGCACTCCAGACGCGATAACCAGTGGACGACCCGAGCCCTCAAGAACGCTGCCGAGCGCAGCAATAGCCTGCCTATCGGCCTGAGCCGCCGCTGCCATTTGTGAAAAGTCGTGGATATAAGCCAGATGAATCACGCCGTCAGAGGCTTCGGCCCCGGACTGCAGGCTGCGAAGATCATCGAGCGAGCCGCGCTGCACCCCTGCTCCGGCAGCCGCGAGTGCTCGTGCACTTTCCTCTGAACGCGCCAGACCGAGCACCTGATGCCCGGCAGCAAGCAGTTCAGGAACGACAGCAGAGCCGATAAAACCAGATGCACCCGTCACGAATACACGCATAGAACGTTCCTCCATTGCCGAACACCGCTGCCCGCCTAGACCTGACAGCGTGATGTCATCGACTGACATCAAAGTATCATATGATGTCAGTCACTGCCAACAGTACAATCAGGCTATGAGTCGATGGAAACCCGGCGCACGTGGCCGACTGGAACAGGCAGCACTGGCGCTGTACAGCGAACGAGGTTTCGAGCAGACCACGGTGGCCGACATCGCCGAGCGGGCAGGACTGGCAGAGCGCACGTACTTCCGGCACTTCACCGACAAGCGCGAGGTGCTGTTCGGAGGCGCCGGAATCCTGCAGACGCTGCTGGAACAGGAGGTCGCCAACACGCCGATCACCGTCTCGCCTATCGAGACGGTCGCAGCGGCTCTGGAAAGAATCGAGATCTTCAGCCCGGAGCGGCGCGAGGCTTCGAGGCAACGCCAGCAGATCATCGCCGCGAATCCGGAACTTCAGGAGCGAGAACTGCTGAAGCTCGCGTCGCTCTCGGCAGCGCTGGCGAGGGTACTGCAGAGCCGTGGTGCTCCGGAAACGGCTGCTCTTTTCGCCGCCGATGCAGGCATGGCGATTTTCAGAGTCGCCTTTGAACGCTGGACGGCACCCGCCACCCAAGAGACGTTTCCGCAACTGGTCCGAGCAGCACTCGCGGAATTCAGAGTCGTAATCACCGGATCAGAGCATGGTGAAGGCAGCAGCGAAAGATAATCTGGCTGAGTTCCCGCGCTCAGGTGAGCCTTCGGCAGTCGTCGTGGACAGCTGTCGTCTCACTGCCTGGAGCCTGATCAGGAGCCGATAGCCTCGGGAACACGCACATGCTGATGGGAACGCAGCAGAAAGGGAATAGCCTCGGCAGGCTGTGGCCGACAGAACAGATAACCCTGACCGATCTCGCAGTTCAGGGCCGTCAGGATTGCACGCTGACTGTGCGTTTCGATGCCCTCTGCCACAGTCGTCAGCCGCAGATGCTGAGCCAGCTGAACGATCATATGAACGAAGGCGGATCCTTCTGCCTCCATCGCATTGATGAACGAACGGTCGATTTTCAGAATATCGACCTGAAGCTGACGCAGATAAGACAGGCTGGAAAACCCGGTCCCGAAATCGTCGAGGCCGATCCGAATGCCCCGCGCCCGCAGCTGAGCCAGCTTGACGTTGCTGGCAGACAGATCCTTGATCAGACTTCCCTC carries:
- a CDS encoding HPP family protein, which gives rise to MKIREYMSSEVVTVTPQTLLSEARRQLEASGLRCLPVVEGRTLVGLLLASDLPGETAPDTEVQALMRSPNVTVTPNGAIERAAILMLQHDVRGLPVVDDHEQLVGVLTVSDLLGVLVAHPPVRLWG
- a CDS encoding universal stress protein yields the protein MMFERILVTTDGSTLGNLALPVAADLARTCQSALTVLYVKPPLISRSTYGDAAIFAEDVQTLQTQIDAEASHVLETARQLLGLPEVQTEQRTADGLSVGREILRAAADLGADLIVMSTHGRGGLAHLFLGSVAEEVMRRATVPVLVIRGPGADAATGAPAATAHAG
- a CDS encoding helix-turn-helix transcriptional regulator yields the protein MIADHTTLRALRLEHGWTLAALSRETGVSVGVLSDLERGKCINEAVLMRLAEVYGLARHALPSPTLPPGLQELQSRPGQSLSAELISRLCRLEFRSGHDLSADEWQCLVVSLEGVD
- a CDS encoding TetR/AcrR family transcriptional regulator; its protein translation is MSRWKPGARGRLEQAALALYSERGFEQTTVADIAERAGLAERTYFRHFTDKREVLFGGAGILQTLLEQEVANTPITVSPIETVAAALERIEIFSPERREASRQRQQIIAANPELQERELLKLASLSAALARVLQSRGAPETAALFAADAGMAIFRVAFERWTAPATQETFPQLVRAALAEFRVVITGSEHGEGSSER
- a CDS encoding EAL domain-containing protein, which produces MSDLSNLDLYREVLDTLPSALVVIDRNGLIVAANRAWTEFSSAHTDIASSAFAERNYLQLSTELMATAVATDGQTLVQGVQMIFAGGAEESWVYSWHSPQQGRWYQVRVTRMPHTPLLLIIHEDVTESRAVEDVLEDQIEFVRSLLLTSPDCLEVLSLEGKLLWRNGTAQRLLSLSVAEINTQEPGGADWFQSWPPDSQTAVRQALETARAGGRGTVQAYRAAPGGLQRYWDAVLTGIPGPDGLIYRVLVTSRDLTDIQPVKDEWINDPRYARQAFESTQQAWFSLDTEWRFQSLNERAQTILQHSTSELRHQSLWQVFPQLANTEASEHYHVAMRERRSVQFEYFHSPLASWFEIRLYPQSSGLTVYFRDIGVKKVEERAQHDRNTILEMTVQGAALHEILVQVALMVERQYPGYACTILLNQQGNLYTSAAPSLSPEFQRAVDGLEVREGAGVCGTAVFRGELVVVEDTMSAPSCTAFVDVMQANQLLACASLPIIDGLGVVLGALALYARQPGPFPTAVLTELDKARHLAAVAIEHHLLTRRLTYQTKHDALTGLANRVMFEERLQQAIGSSHETGSPVALLFLDVDDFKGVNDSLGHHAGDQVLRGLAERLQACVGPGDTLARMSGDEFTIILPLSTEDAAVQVAQCCLKALERPFLALDREIYLTASIGISVSPLGGQDAETLQRSADLAMYHAKTQKVGWALFETSLNHHAYERFQMAGYLRRAIELNELEVHYQPQVLLADHSIVAVEALLRWNHPVLGRVSPAQFIPVAEETGLIVALGHWVLREVCRQGMRWLQEGRPPIRVAVNVSALQFDRADFVPLVASCLQETRFPANHLELELTERLVMRNVEASVRRMEQLRELGVSISIDDFGTGASSLSYLPRLPINILKIDRSFITELRRDSANYLVVKAILNLAESLDLLAIAEGIETAEELQILRYLGCTLGQGYLFARPEPASEHRWFSVRSQES
- a CDS encoding ParA family protein produces the protein MQIIATLSLKGGVGKTTIAMHLATVIAEDHPLVTVLDADEEVSALRWQQHALADGVRLPFQVIPADRNSFMRQAKDLARAGHVVVIDTPPNNREVLKSAATIADVVLVPVLPTGLDVDRLGTTLDLLRDLEAALDEFNYAVVLNRYDARKGMAKEANQALDNLPRLTTVIRALASYEKAFGHVPSDLVQFREIWNELTASTVPAEVVP
- a CDS encoding ParB/RepB/Spo0J family partition protein: MSNRFAKTSNSTGSLSSILNRSVELAAGKGSPLHSVLDEQLKVQSGEHVFLPVKQIVPNPGQPRRYFSPESLEQLAVSIRERGVLQPLMVRSLPNEQYEIVFGERRWRAAALAGLEVVPVLIRTLSDSEVKFISAIENLQREDLNRFDEVQFKLHLVAELLGIPEEQAAAQLKYLRTQAEDKDTVERRTRVAALFEQLGNESWISFVTNGLPVLNLPAFLVEPLRAGQLAYSKALLIARAPETYQQTLLEKVLLNDLSLNELRQELQNLSAPAAPSETAEVVRRLLAPKRLQQLQQQSPRKYQKVQSLLAELKTLMHSD
- a CDS encoding bacterial transcriptional activator domain-containing protein, yielding MKTARTSTDADAAFPVEAGLVQDAAPHLQIRTFGRAEVLVDGKSAEWHAASAQDLCFYLLSFPAGRTRAQILDDLWGLEADHQSANRFRVTLHRLRGALGLPNSVTEAYGRYSLSAEVFQASDVQHFYAALQRAERAAAPEERMAAYRQVLGTYAGEYLPEFQTEWARQARQEHQAAFVRACTDLSAVYCELSDCREAVSTLTQALKLDPFIGENYHQKLMTCLSVTENRYAAIEHYRRFIRFLQDDLQDTPMSETAQLAERVKSGEHICKKMQGQEAPSTSLCPLTVDGVCPAGMQLLQLV